AAGCTGGAACCCCGTTACGGTACCCGAAGCGCTGAAGCAACCCAACACACTTTATATGATCGAAGGCCTGTCATTCGTGGAACCGTTCTTTGCCGATGACGCGCGCTTCATCGGCTTTCCCTATGTGGCGGGGCCGAGCGGGCTGCATGACCGGGCACAAAAAGTCATCAAGGACCACACAGGACCGATCAGAACGCTCAGCATGGTTCCCTGGAGCGAGGCAACCAAGGGCACGTTGGCGATTTTTGGCCTGCGCCGAAACCCGGCAGATTGTATACTCTTTCCTGTTGTTTACTACACATTCCAAAGCTGCAAGGCGGAACGCATTACTGAAAACAACGAACCAGGACCGTTGCAACTTCCGGTGATGCTTGATTTCAGAACGGTAGATAACCCCGCGCTTGATTTCACCAATGGCTTCAACCCTCCGGAAACCTATGGTTCATGGACAAATGGACAAGATGCGAAGATGACCTTGTTTGGTACGTTGCCACAAAAATTCGTACTGAAGATTACCGCCTACGCTTTCGGACCTAATGTTGAGCAACTGGTAGAGATTACAATCGGCGGCACGGAACGCAAGACCTCCTTCTCCGATCAAATGCAAACCATGCTCCTGCCCTTCGATTTTCCGCACGAAGGTGCGGCTGGTCAAACCATAAAAATCCATATTCCACAGCCCACGAGCCCGCACGATCTTGATCCAAGCTCGGGCGATTTACGCAAGCTCGGCCTGCATATACAATCAATCGAAATCGAACCTGCGGCAGGGGAATAACGCGGCCATGACGGCACCGGCTTATCTAAAGGGTAAATTCTCCATCATCACCGGAGCTTCTAGTGGCATCGGCTATGCTATCGCCGAACGTATGGCACCGCATGTCGCCACCCTTGTTATGCTCAGCCATGATAGCGACAGACTTTTGCCGGCAGCTAAAAAAATCAGGGAACTTGCACCGCAAACAACGATAGAACCAATCACCGCTGACATCACCGATAATGACGGGCTAACCCAGATCGCCAAGATTCTGACCGGAAAATACGGCGCGCCCGATATCATCGTGAACAATGCCGGTTATGCGCATTACAATATGTTTCATGAAATGACATTGGCCGAGGTCGTGCGCCACGCCAATGTCAACCTTATCGGCGCAATGCGCGTCGCGCATGTGTTCCTGCCTTCCATGCGAGCGGCAAAGTGCGGACAGATCGTGAATGTCGCCTCGGTCGCCGGAGAGTTCCTGATCACTCCCAACCTGGTTTATAGCGCGGCAAAGCACGGTATGGTTGCATGGAGCGAAGGGCTCGCACT
Above is a genomic segment from Alphaproteobacteria bacterium containing:
- a CDS encoding SDR family NAD(P)-dependent oxidoreductase, encoding MTAPAYLKGKFSIITGASSGIGYAIAERMAPHVATLVMLSHDSDRLLPAAKKIRELAPQTTIEPITADITDNDGLTQIAKILTGKYGAPDIIVNNAGYAHYNMFHEMTLAEVVRHANVNLIGAMRVAHVFLPSMRAAKCGQIVNVASVAGEFLITPNLVYSAAKHGMVAWSEGLALELEPDNIAVQVISPGRVETDFFRHHTFTERLAGAETRMTVPLGRVADACVTAIIKRKKYLVIPAYWAVFAWALRACPWLFKPLYYGILRSRLRRLR